The sequence TGATCGCGGCGGCGGAACGCGCGATCGCCGCGTCGGGGGCGGCCGAGGTCACGGAGACCACAGCGGACGCCGAGGCCACGACGGACGCCGAGGCCCCGCAGGCCCCGGAGACCGCTGAGACCACGACGGACGCGGAGGCCGCTGAGGACGCTGAGGCCCCCGCCGCCCCGGAGCCCGAGCCCGACGAGCCCGACGAGTTCGACGAGCCCACGGAGACCCCCGAAGCGGCCTCCGCCCCCGAGCCCCTCCCGGCCGCGCAGTCCGCCCCCGACCCCGCCGCCCCCGCCCCCGACCCCGAGAACGACCCCGAAGCCACCCTCCAGGTGCGCCTGCCGCGCCCGCCGCGCTCCGGCGAGGTCCCCGAGCCCACGACCGCCGGCGGCCCGTACGCCATCGGCCCCGACCGCCACGAGCGCGCCCCCGACGAGGGCCCGCACAGCGGCACCCCGACGGGGGAACCCGAGGCGGCCGAGGCCCGGGAAGCCACCGGCACCGTCCCCGGCCCCCGCGAGCCCGAGGCCGGACGGATCACCGACAAGGGCCTCCCCAAGCGGACCCCCAAGATCGTCCGGCCCGCCGGGGCTCCCGCCGCCGAGCGCGGGGGGAGCGTCGACAAGGAGGCCCTGCGGCGCCGGCTCGGCGGCTTCCACCAGGGGGCGAAGGACGGCCGCCGCGACGTAGAGGCGGAGATCGCCGAGGGCACAGGACCGGCCGGAGGCACCACACGGACCGAGCAGGCCGAGCCGGCAGGCCGTAGCGACGGCCGGACCGAAGAGACGGGGGACACAGTCGAGGAGGCACGCAGTTGACTGCGCCCAGCACATTCGGGCTGAGCACCGAGGCCCGGAACCTTCACTGGTTGCTGAGCAATCTGGTGGAGGAGGTGCCAGGGGTCCACTCGGTCACCGTCGTCTCGTCCGACGGGCTGATGCTGCTCTCCTCCGACCCCGGCCACCTCAGCGCCTCCGAAGAGGGAAAACCCAGCGGTCCGCGCGGCTCCAGCGCCGACCTGGCGACCATCGTCTCCGGCATCGGCAGCCTCACGGCCGGCGCCGCGAAGCTGATGGAGGGCGGCGGCGTCAAACAGACCATGGTCGCGATGGAGGAGGGCAGCGTCTTCGTCATGTCGATCAGCGACGGCTCGCTGCTCGGGGTGCACGCCGCACCCGACTGCGACATGAGCGTCATCGCGTACCACATGGCGCTGTTCGTCGGCCGGGCCGGACACGTACTCACCCCCGAACTCCGCAGTGAACTGCGCAAATCGATGGAGAGCGCCCAGTGAGCCATGCCGCCGCCGGACCGGCCCGCAAGCTTCCCGTCCGGGGGGCCGGCAAACGGCCCGCGCGGGTCCGCCCGTACTCGCTGACCGGTGGCCGCACCCGCTTCGGGCACGTGCTGCTGGTCGAGACGTTCGTCGCCGCGCTGGAGGCGCCCGACGAGCGCCGCGAACTCACCGGCGGGAACCTGGCATCGCGACTGATGCCGGAGCTCAGGGCCATTGTCGAGATCTGCCGCCGGATGCGTACCGTCGCGGAGGTCTCGGCCCTGCTGAAGATGCCGCTCGGCGTGGTCCGGGTGCTGCTCAGCGACTTGGCCGACCAGGGAAAGATCCGCGTGTACGGGACCGGTCACGGCACCGGCCAGCCCGACCGCGCACTGCTCGAAAGGGTGCTCGATGGACTCCGTCGTCTCTGAGTCGCCGCTGTTCGCCCCGCGGCAGCCGGGGCCGGAGGGCCGGCCCGAGGAGAAGCTCCAGCCCTGGCAGCTGGACCGCACCAGGGCCCCGATCGCCACCAAGATCGTGGTCGCGGGCGGCTTCGGCGTCGGCAAGACCACCTTCGTGACCTCGGTCTCGGAGATCGCCCCGCTCCAGACCGAGGCGATGATGACCCGGGCCGGCGAGGGCATCGACGACCTCGACGCCACGCCCGAAAAGACCACGACGACCGTCGCCATGGACTT comes from Streptomyces sp. Mut1 and encodes:
- a CDS encoding roadblock/LC7 domain-containing protein, whose product is MTAPSTFGLSTEARNLHWLLSNLVEEVPGVHSVTVVSSDGLMLLSSDPGHLSASEEGKPSGPRGSSADLATIVSGIGSLTAGAAKLMEGGGVKQTMVAMEEGSVFVMSISDGSLLGVHAAPDCDMSVIAYHMALFVGRAGHVLTPELRSELRKSMESAQ
- a CDS encoding DUF742 domain-containing protein produces the protein MSHAAAGPARKLPVRGAGKRPARVRPYSLTGGRTRFGHVLLVETFVAALEAPDERRELTGGNLASRLMPELRAIVEICRRMRTVAEVSALLKMPLGVVRVLLSDLADQGKIRVYGTGHGTGQPDRALLERVLDGLRRL